One region of Cygnus atratus isolate AKBS03 ecotype Queensland, Australia chromosome 25, CAtr_DNAZoo_HiC_assembly, whole genome shotgun sequence genomic DNA includes:
- the LIMD2 gene encoding LIM domain-containing protein 2 → MFQATEATSNPPAHEAKNNSGGSTVQRSKSFSLKAQVKEMCTACQKTVYPMERLVADKFVFHNACFCCKHCHAKLSLGSYAALHGEFYCKPHFQQLFKSKGNYDEGFGRKQHKELWVHKEVESGTKTA, encoded by the exons ATGTTCCAGGCCACGGAAGCCACCAGCAACCCCCCGGCTCAT GAGGCAAAGAACAACTCAGGAGGCAGCACGGTGCAGCGCTCCAAG TCCTTCAGCCTGAAGGCGCAGGTGAAAGAGATGTGCACTGCCTGCCAGAAGACCGTCTATCCCATGGAGCGGCTGGTGGCGGATAAATTTGTCTTCCACAACgcctgcttctgctgcaagCACTGCCACGCCAAGCTCAG cctgggCAGCTACGCGGCGCTCCACGGGGAATTCTACTGCAAGCCCCActtccagcagctcttcaagagcaAAGGCAACTACGACGAGGGCTTCGGGCGCAAGCAGCACAAAGAGCTGTGGGTGCACAAGGAAGTGGAGAGCGGGACCAAGACGGCGTGA